A genome region from Intestinibacillus sp. Marseille-P6563 includes the following:
- a CDS encoding restriction endonuclease subunit S, protein MKCETYSLGDVCTFIDYRGKTPPKTTSGIPLVTAKIVKNGMIQEPQEFIAENYYDEWMRRGIPKKGSVVFTTEAPLGEVARIRTDDKLAFAQRIIVLEPKTKQLSADYLFYALQDRVLKSRIEARSTGTTVIGIKAAELKKVEIDLPSLEEQEKIAAILCSLDDKIELNNKINENLERQAVTLFDNFYNRTDSSVKFTEIIQIMGGGTPKTGESSYWNGQIPFFTPKDVGSPYTLTTEKWITEEGLSHCNSRLYPVNTVFVTARGTVGKVGMPGVPMAMNQSCYALIGKEIHQLLVYFYTLKTVDRLKHKASGAVFDAITTRDFESESISKVSDDDAEAFLSIAEPIYQAILSNVMENQRLAILRDILLPKLMSGELSV, encoded by the coding sequence ATGAAGTGTGAAACTTACAGTTTGGGTGATGTGTGTACCTTCATTGATTACCGTGGGAAAACGCCCCCTAAAACAACAAGCGGAATTCCTTTAGTCACTGCAAAAATAGTTAAAAACGGTATGATCCAAGAGCCGCAAGAATTTATTGCAGAGAATTACTATGACGAATGGATGAGACGAGGTATTCCCAAGAAAGGGTCTGTGGTATTTACAACAGAAGCACCGTTAGGGGAAGTAGCACGCATCAGGACTGATGATAAATTAGCTTTTGCCCAAAGAATTATTGTTTTAGAGCCCAAAACAAAACAGTTAAGTGCTGATTATCTATTTTATGCGCTGCAAGATCGTGTGCTCAAAAGCAGAATAGAAGCACGCTCTACCGGAACCACTGTAATAGGAATTAAAGCAGCAGAATTAAAGAAAGTGGAAATTGATTTGCCATCTTTGGAAGAGCAAGAAAAAATAGCAGCAATTCTGTGCTCGCTGGACGACAAAATCGAACTAAACAACAAGATCAACGAGAATTTGGAGCGGCAGGCCGTTACATTGTTTGACAACTTTTATAACCGAACTGATAGCAGTGTTAAATTCACTGAAATCATTCAGATTATGGGCGGTGGAACACCTAAGACGGGTGAAAGTTCATATTGGAATGGACAAATACCATTCTTTACCCCTAAGGATGTTGGGTCCCCCTATACGCTCACAACGGAGAAGTGGATTACAGAGGAAGGGCTTTCTCATTGTAATAGCCGTCTCTATCCGGTAAATACGGTTTTTGTGACAGCAAGAGGGACAGTCGGCAAAGTAGGAATGCCAGGCGTTCCTATGGCAATGAATCAATCTTGTTATGCACTTATTGGAAAAGAAATCCACCAGCTTCTTGTTTATTTTTATACGCTGAAAACAGTCGATAGACTTAAGCACAAGGCGAGTGGAGCTGTATTTGATGCAATCACAACCAGAGATTTTGAAAGTGAAAGTATTTCGAAGGTGTCTGATGATGATGCTGAAGCGTTCCTTAGCATTGCCGAACCCATCTATCAAGCTATATTGAGTAATGTAATGGAAAATCAACGACTTGCAATATTACGAGATATTTTACTCCCTAAGCTGATGTCTGGTGAATTATCAGTCTAA
- a CDS encoding class I SAM-dependent DNA methyltransferase, translated as MSETNTSTIGFEKQIWDAACVLRGNIDASEYKSVVLGLIFLKYISDRFEAKYQELVAEGAGFEEDKDEYTAENIFFVPENARWSVIAAAAHTPEIGTVIDEAMRSIERENKRLKDILPKNFARPELDKRRLGEVVDLFTNIQMVEHGNSKDILGRTYEYCLAKFAEQEGKLAGEFYTPACVVKTLVEILQPYNGRVYDPCCGSGGMFVQSAKFVKNHGGNINKISVYGQDSNPTTWKLAQMNLAIRGIDADLGKFSADTFFNDAHPQLKADFIMANPPFNLSNWGQDKLLDDVRWQYGTPPAGNANFAWLQHMIWHLAPNGRMGMVLANGSLSSQSGGEGEIRKNIINADLVDCIVAMPSQLFYTTQIPVSLWFLAKNKKQKGKTLFIDARKMGTMVTRKLRELTDEDIQKLADTYNAFVDGTLEEVKGFCAVADTEEIAKQDYILTPGRYVGIEELEDDGEPFEEKMGRLTRELSELFQKSHQLEAQIRERLGAIGYEV; from the coding sequence ATGTCAGAAACCAACACCAGTACTATTGGGTTTGAAAAGCAAATTTGGGATGCGGCCTGTGTACTGCGAGGCAATATCGACGCCTCAGAGTATAAATCCGTGGTATTGGGTCTCATTTTTCTGAAATACATATCTGACCGTTTCGAAGCCAAATATCAGGAGTTGGTGGCTGAAGGAGCCGGTTTTGAGGAAGATAAGGATGAATACACTGCCGAAAACATCTTCTTTGTGCCGGAGAACGCCCGATGGAGTGTAATCGCCGCAGCGGCGCACACGCCGGAGATTGGCACCGTCATCGACGAAGCCATGCGCAGCATTGAGAGAGAGAACAAACGGCTTAAAGATATCCTGCCCAAGAACTTTGCCCGCCCCGAGCTGGACAAGCGCCGTCTGGGGGAGGTAGTAGACCTGTTCACCAACATTCAGATGGTAGAGCATGGCAACAGCAAGGACATTCTGGGCCGCACCTATGAGTACTGCCTGGCCAAATTTGCCGAGCAGGAGGGCAAGCTGGCCGGGGAATTCTATACCCCCGCTTGCGTGGTCAAAACCCTGGTGGAGATCTTGCAGCCCTACAACGGCCGGGTCTATGATCCCTGCTGCGGCAGCGGCGGCATGTTCGTCCAGTCGGCCAAGTTCGTAAAGAACCACGGCGGCAACATCAACAAGATTTCTGTCTATGGGCAGGACTCCAACCCCACTACATGGAAGCTGGCCCAGATGAACCTGGCCATCCGTGGCATTGATGCCGACCTGGGCAAGTTCAGTGCCGACACCTTCTTTAACGACGCCCATCCCCAGCTGAAGGCCGACTTCATCATGGCAAACCCGCCCTTCAACCTGTCCAACTGGGGGCAGGACAAACTGCTGGACGATGTGCGCTGGCAGTACGGCACGCCCCCGGCGGGCAACGCCAACTTTGCCTGGCTCCAGCACATGATCTGGCACCTGGCCCCCAACGGCCGCATGGGCATGGTGCTGGCCAACGGCTCCCTGTCCTCTCAGAGTGGGGGAGAGGGGGAGATCCGCAAAAACATCATTAACGCCGATTTGGTGGACTGCATCGTGGCCATGCCCTCCCAGCTGTTCTACACCACCCAGATTCCCGTCTCCCTGTGGTTTTTGGCCAAGAACAAGAAACAGAAGGGGAAGACCCTGTTTATTGACGCCCGGAAGATGGGCACCATGGTTACCCGCAAGCTGCGCGAGCTTACCGACGAGGACATCCAAAAGCTGGCCGACACCTACAACGCCTTTGTGGACGGCACCCTGGAGGAGGTCAAGGGCTTCTGTGCCGTGGCTGACACCGAGGAGATCGCCAAGCAGGACTATATTCTGACCCCGGGCCGGTATGTGGGCATTGAGGAGCTGGAGGACGACGGGGAGCCCTTCGAGGAGAAGATGGGGCGGCTGACCAGGGAGCTGTCGGAGCTTTTCCAAAAGTCCCACCAGCTGGAGGCGCAGATCAGGGAGCGACTGGGGGCGATTGGGTATGAAGTGTGA